In the Trichoderma atroviride chromosome 4, complete sequence genome, TACGTCGTTGCCTGGATACGTCGTTGCCTGGATTTGCCTGGATTTAAAAATTTCTACCCGTAAATCTCTTTGCCTGGATACGCAGTCGGTCTCGAAGCTTCTCACGGATGAGGAAGCTACATATAGATTCAATTCCGCATCTATAGGATCACAGACCAGAAATATTACAAAAAATCTTGAATTTTGAGATAGTGACAGGCTAAACTGGGACTACTCGGAAGCGATGGGTGAATGTCCAAGAATGGAGCCAGAATTGACATCTCATAGAGGTCACAGGCAAACAAAAGGATGTCATCATCAGTGCTCGTTTACCCAATAATACAGATTTCAACATTATTAATGTATCTTGTGATAcaattttctctcatttcaGAAGCTCATGAATCTATCAGCAAAAATAACGCTTCAGAAGTGCAACCTTCATGATACCGCAGCAATTTTTGAACGAGCAAGTGATGAGGGCTCTATGTCACCTTCAATGTTGGGAAGTGTTCAGCGTCCAGGTTACGAGCAAAAAGAGCTGTGAGATGGCACAAACAGAAGCACCTACACTCATTTAATCCCCGGAACTCAGCGACAGAAATGGTACAGTCAGCGAACAAGTCTATGGCATATCTCTTGTCGACTCAGCTCCAGAGCCAGTGTAAAACACTTATGTTTATATACACATCCGTCGATTGCCATAGAGACGCTCTATCAACAAACATCTCAGCAAGCATAATATGGAACATCATCTCATTAATTACACAAAGTCAAACGATACAATGGCCTGTATGATTCTGGGACCTTTTGCTATCATGGAGAATCTCTACGGGATAGGTTTGGGCGAGCTGTTTGCTACAGCAAATGAGGACAAGGATAGGTCAGTCTTAGAGACAACTTCAGCTATTTGCTACAGATAATATTAGCGAGGCTGCGGCCGTAACTTTCTCTCACCTAGAGACATAGGATTATGCCAAGATATTGATGCATTGAGGAAGCAGTCCTATAGTTGGCGGATCTAAAGATATGGCTAGAATCTATCTAGTCTACAAATAAGAGAAAGGAATGGCTGTTGAGACTTAATGGCGCATTTAATTGTACAGAAGTACCTAGATACATGTAAATAATTGTACAGAGGGAAGATATTAAGCGAGTCGACTTGTCATTTATGAGGCGTTGTGCGCATAGCTGCACAGCCTTACTTTTAAATTCACTTCAGTCTCATATACACTTGTAGCTTTCCACCAGGGTTTATTCAACATGAGATAGCTCTCGCTTGTCTGGAGACTACAGTATCTTCGCTGTCGCAGAtttactagtagtattacTTACCAATATACGCCATGGCACTATCTTAACACTGACATACATCTATGCATTTGCACTTCAAGGCATGATATAAATGTTGGAGTACCGTCTTCTTATTAATACTCTTCAAGATCcagaaaataaaacacaCTCTCCCAAGATTATCTCGCGTCACCTTGTTCTGCCTCAGTTGAGATATTGGTCCACAGTATCCGATGTCTTTCACGCCATTCGCCTTGCATCAAGAACCAACATACTTAAACATGAATAGCGATATTGAGGTTCTCTAAAGAGACTTGAATAAAAGACACCATAACTCGGATTCGACACCGAATATACTATGATTGGAAGTTCAATGGTGAGACAAGAGCATATGCGCATATTAGGCAACACCAGAGCATAGAGCCGCATGGGCCAGCCATCGAATGTGTACACTTGAAAGAGATGCTCCAGGAAGACATGAGCACATGCATTTATAGTCACGTAATATAATTGATCATCCCCACAAAGTACCGTATCTGAAGACTCTCCTCACCAGTGTTAAGAACTAATGCAAGAAGTTGGGTCACACGGGCTTCGTCAGAGATATATCAGGTTATGGATACAAAAACTAAGACgggaaaaaaattattaGTGCAGGAGTATGCATGTACAGAGTACAGCACAGGGTATGTGATATTTCGCTATTGATGCGTGATTCGTTTATCTGGAGAATATAGATACTCCCATTTAATGTCCAGAAATGGCCCATTATATcttggccaaaaaaaaaaaaaaaaaaaaaaagaaacgagaaaCAAAAATTGAAAGTGGCTGTGCGATCAACCGAGTTGTAAGAATGCTTCCTGATCCCGGTGCCCCCTGCTGATTCTGCAGCCAGCCATGCCAATGCAACACGCTCAAAAGGCATAAAGAGCAAGAACGCCAAGAAAATCCTTTCCATCGTATACTCCATAACTTATACACCGTCATGTTATTCCATTAAAACAAGTGCCCTCGCCACATTGCAGACGCCTAAACCATACAATTgcaaggaaagaagagctgaagaagaaaaggctaATAAAACAAGCAGCATGTCATTTCAGGTCCTGCGAGTCCTATTGCCAAATGGGGTGCCAATGGGGCCCCATGCAAAGCCTCGGCCTTTGCTCATCCGTTTTCATCCGGAAGTGTCCTGATGCTTGGTGCCCTGAGCCCTCGGCGGTATTTATGGGGCAACTGGAGTAGCGGTGGAGCGGTGAAGGCAACTGGCGATGACCTTGCCGCCAGTAAAGACTTCTAATTCGACATGTCGAGGTCGTTCAAGCGTAATATCGGGGTATTAGTGTATGTATAACTGCATCTTCCTTGACGGCGACACCCTCGAGCGGTCTTTGCTGCTATCCAAATATCAATACCGCATTTCCAGAGACAAGTTGACGTATGCACCCCTGTCGCCATACGCATCGAGCCAACGTCAACGGGAATCGCTAAAAGGGCAAGTGGTAAAGGCCTCAATCACTATTGGCCCGTTGGCCTCATGGGCTTACGAGCGTACACCACGTAGCTATTGGCCGTTAGTAAGCTTCTCCTCGAGCCTAAAGCCATGCATGCATTAGACGATTTTGCCAACAAGTGTACTTACTAAGGCCAGTAGGCATGAACGCCCAGATCTCGCAGTTCCTTTCGTAGCATAGCAGAAATCACCAAAATCTCCTCTTCCGTCCAACCCAGACTCTTTTGGAATAGTCGCATGGTCATACCCTCTAGATGATTCATCAAGTTGTGTTGTTCCCAGGCTCCAATAAGCTTCAGGCGCTGGTCCTTGGCCCAGGGCGTACAGGGCATCTTGTACACCTCTTCCGTTACGCATTCGAATCCGCGTTCTTCAAACCACTGTTTGAATCGGGTCGGATCATCCACTGGAGTGCCGAATCTTTCGCATGCCGTCTTCGTGAGGTTCGCCCAATTCCGAAACGTGCTCTCTTCAGATAACGTGCCGTCATCGCAATGTAGTAATCCGGTATAGCATTGAAATTCAACCCATCCACCGGGTTTTAGATGCCTATTAAACATTTGGTTAGATTGTCAGTTTTCGGAGAGGAAAATGAGAATGCTCGGGTAGTGCCTAGTTTGAGGAGAGCAAGATGTACCTATATGCTTGGTCGATTAATCTGGGAAAGTTTCGTATTGATAAGATCAAATCACGAGAGAATATGAAGTCGGCGCTGTCTGATTTCCACGTCCAATTTTGTTCAATGTCGTCGAGCTCGAACTGGCAGTTTGGCGGTACCCTTGACAGACTCGTCAGCATTTTGATACTCTTTGCAGCTTCAGTCTCATACGTACCATTGTGGTTGAGTAGGGGCTatatcaacgccaacaacCTAGGCAAGTCCATATTAATATCAAGATCCGTAtcaattttattttaattgAGAGTCTTACTTGTGCTCCGGGGTAGTCGTCGGCGACCTCAACACACCATATACCTGATTGAATCAACATCAGCAAGTGACGAGATGGCATTCATAGTTCCGTTGTGAATTACCTGTGCCGCATCCTAGATCCAGGATCCTCTGGGGGTTTTCGCCAATCGGTGATAGAAAGCGTCGCTGCTTCAAGAGGGCGTAATATTTTGTGTGGCACAAATCCATGCGATCCAACTCCTGGTCATCCATGGGAAGTCCATACTCTGAAAGGAGGGGAGCGGTGTTAGCACAAGCTCTGGTGCTGGCGAGCAGCAAGCAACAAACATGCGGGTTGAAATTAGCACGGAACTCTACATACCTTCTTTGCCATAGGCTGCGTACACACGCTGACCTTCTCCCACAACACCATGAAGGATGGACGAGGTAACAGAGGTCAGCGAAGACTGGAAGCTTCCAATGTCGTTGCCCTAGTCAAGTTAGAAGCAGTCCCGACATCAACAGACTAAGCCCATGAAGGCGCATTTGATAAGCCACTCACTTCGTCGAAGTCATCCGGTGGTGACACCGCAGACTGTGTCGAGCGCATCGTGTTAGCAGTTGAGTTGAACAGCGTATCGTCTACAGGTGGCATGGCAGCAAACGGCCGACCCAGTCTTGTCGTACACACCTCATCAGGGGGGGATCATTCCGGACGGCTCTGTCATTACAGCTAATGAAGGCCGTCTATCGTCCATGCTACGCAAAGCCAAGAGGCAGCCCTCTGGCAAACTGGCTCTCGGGCTCAGTAACTGGAATGAGAGGCTTCGCCCTGAGCTGTGCACAGTGAGGGCGCTCGTCTCCTGTCGCTTGTCCCCTGTGATGGAAGCTCCAGGCTCGTCGTGCTGTCGTCAGCCAGAGTTGTGTTTTGGCGGAAGTTGACAAGTCGTATGGGAGACCCGATGGCGGGTTGCAGAGCACTGTTGTAGTATCAAGCTGAGTTGTGGAGGGGGGAAGCGACACTTGCCAGAGCAAGGAGCATCCAGACCTAGATGCAGCAGCCCTTGCGAGTCGACAGAGAGTGTGGCGTCCCTTAGTTtggtttttaattttctttaatccTCGTCGACAATTCGTGGGAGCTGCAGTGGGAGAGGCGACGGTCCGTTGTGTTTCCGAGCATAAGGTTTTGGCCAGCCAGACGTCAGTCTCAACCGgctagagagagagaacagaAAACGCTAGTCGATCTGCCccgaggaagaaaaaggttcaAAAGCTGGCACCCTGAAACAGAGCGGACCGGACTCGCCGCCCagcctctctcctctctcacaATTCAGTTGACAGGAGCACATGCGAGCACACGAAAGAGCGCGGCCGGGGACAGcgctggctgagctggctggGGGCACGCTATGCAGTACAGAATACAGGTACTGTGCTCCGTGCCAGGCGAGAGAAGCCGTCGACTGGGGGCAATGGCTAGAGGGGATGAAAAGACAGTGAGATCCTCTTCTCGCCGAAGATTATCACCCTAGTCGTGTCCACTTCGTCTAGGGTTCCCGAAGCGGTCGTGGCGGATTGCTGGACGGCCGAGTCAGGCGTGAGCTATTAGCCGCTTTTTGCGCCCAGGAGAGAAAGCAGAATCAGCCAGCTACAGTACAGCACGATACAGTACAAGAGAGGAGGGaccgagaagaaggaagaggcgAGGAGGGGAGAGGGCTGGCAGAAGAACCAACAACTCGGAAACGGCCCGGAGTGGAGGGGAGATGTCGCGATGCCCAAGATACGGGCTCAGGTACGAATCGAGTACAGCAGGAGGCAGATGTTGGGCACACATCAGCCTCAAGCTCAGCACACAGGCAATGCCCTGCAAGAACTGCTTGATTCATCAGACGGCCTGCGAGCTCTCCGTACATGGAacatggatggatggaggtggcatcgccgtcgtcggtCTTGCCTCGATCAGTCTGACTACGCACACCTAGCGAGAACCACGCACTCAGCAAATGCGTCAGCCCAAGCCTGCATCTGCAGGTTCTATTCTTGTACCTGTACGTGTCTTCTACCCGGCCTCGTACTCGCCGCAGCTGCGCCGTTTCCTCGACGTTGCTGCATCGTGAGCTGCTGGGTCCCGCTGCCGAGGTCGCATACGAGTGCTTGTTCCAGTAATGCGTCCGCAGCTGCGAGTTGGAAGACAATGGAATCCACCTCCGCACAGCAGATACGATGGCCACCATGTCCAGGATAAACAGCCACTCTGGGGGGGGCTCCATGAAAGGAGAGGCCTGGCCTTGACAGCTTCAAGATTAAGGTGGTCCAGGCTTCGGCCGGCTGTCGATGTTTGACGCAGCTAACAATGCGCCGTTTCGCATGCTAACTCGTTCCAGGCAGCACTCGCAAGATGGCGAGTGAGCCATTAAGTGTGAAGTGCCGAGTACCACCTTGCCTCGGAATCGGAACCTCCTCAGCGGGTTCCTGGTACCTACAGCGGTTCCCAGGCGACTATGGGAtggacaagtacaagtacaagctGCATATGCCTGTAGCAAGTACCGGCTGGGACTGATGCTAAGATAGCTCCCGTCTGATATAATGCCATCAAATTATATCTGTATACAGTATCAGTGCCTTTGCTTGTAAGCCATTGCGCTtcaactcttctctcttaCACAAGCACCCGTGCctgtactactactagtaccttgtatcaagtacatgtacctactactgctactcaCAGGTCAGCCACAGAGCTGCATCGCTCTCCTACGGTAGGGCTAGCAGCGCGACGGGCTAGAatctcagctgctgccgtgACTGGCTGGGTAAAACGGCAGCGGcacgaagaagcagccaacTGAGCGCTGCAGCACGCGGGCATCCAGGCCTTCCAGCCCATTATAGCGCTCTGCCGCCCCCGCCCCGGAGGCTAAACGCCTAGCGCTCTGTGGGGCTTTCAGGTGCTAAAGTGCCCTGTACGTAGCGCCTCTACGGACAATTTTAGGTCCCGCGAAGAAGCACCGGCCAGCTTTGaccaccaccagcttcaATGCTGCTCAGACTTGGCACAGACATCAAACACATGCGTCTCGACACCGGTTATCACTCTTCAGCAGCCTGGGAAGCAACCGGTGCAAAGCCTACAAGCACATATCCTGGACCCCAGAGCTTGTCCCTGTACAGGTAGTATTACTGCCTGTAAGTCATCAAAAGCTATGCCATTGATGCCGTTCCATGTACGGGGTATTCGCGGGATTACTACTGCTCGGTAATGCAGAACTGACAAGTAGCAGATCGTCGTCCATGACCACGAGCTTCTCCAAGCGCCCAACCTTCTAGAGGTAGTCCTTTTCCTCATTAGAGCCTCGTTCCGTGCTTCCTTGGCTGAAGAGGAACTCGACCAACAACGCCGAATTTACAGCGGGTCGGACTTGAGTTCTCAGACGGCTTCTCCGCCTCGTTTGGTAGCACTTTGCCTGTCTCCGGCTTCTTGATAGGCCAGATACACAGCCAGAGAGCGGTGTACACGCCGATGCATTCAACCCGCTAACTCACTCTTTACCCAAACCTTCGAGCCCAGCAGCTTTAATCCAGCCAATGCCCATGCCCTGATCGCCGCGGCTTAGCCTTACCGTTATCACCGACGACCAAATTGTGGACGTCTGCCCGCAATGGAACGTCTTGGCCTCGATGGAGCACTTTTCATTGGAGAGAATTACGCAAGCGTTGTTGGCCCTACGGAATATTTGAATGGACAGTAGTGCTACTACCCAGACTACTCCGGACTCGCCCTGATAGTTTGCGCGAATGGGTGTGCATCACCGTCGGCCATGTGAAGAGCGCTCTGCATGTGCCAACATGCAGCGCAGGCACTCAAGGCTACAATATGGCCACGTTCCAAGTACAGTACTCCTTCCTACGGGCAGCGCCGGCAGTGTCTTTACGGAATACTACCACCGCTCTGTACTCCTTCTTGCACGGATTGCACATCCATCCATGCTACGATGCAGGGAGCGCTGAAGACGGCCCTACCCGCGTCTTACACCTCGGCAGTCTGCTGACCCTGTCAAGATCAGACAAGGAGGTACTCTCGCTGCCTCTTGACAGAGGAAAATACCTACATCTGCTTACAAGTGCAAGATGGAATCGACAAATCTTCGTCGCCAATACCAATGCCCACTGCCAAATCTGTGGTCCGCCGATGGCGCAACTCTTCCCACGTGGCCGTAAATTGCCGAGCCTCTTGCGGACGAGTTCGTGTGGCATTTCCTGTTCTACAAACTACTCGTACTTACTGATATCAGTAGTCATTCTCCGTTCACACCACGGctttgtacaagtatatacACCGAGTCACGGGGCTTCATATGCGCTGCGACGTGAGTGCCGTCACATCCATTCTCTTAGTTCAGTCCACAACAACTACTAGCAGCATTTACCTATTACTGCTTGCTCATGCAAACACAGGTAGGCATGGAATACTGTAAATGCTCTGCCGCCGAGTCTAGCTTCTTGGATGACATCTCGATGCGTATTGTATGTCAAAATGTCAAAAACCTTCGTGGATCCTTCCATGAACAGGGATTACGCGACTAGGACAGCCCAGCGATAAGGTAGGACCAGGCGCAACATTCACTCGATTCGGTGCCCCTGCACCCTCTCCCTCATGCGGAGCTACAATGCTACCTACACCAAGAACCTTGTGCATACGAGGACGGCGCAGTactgccagcagcatcagcattatgagaagaagatgtcgcGAGACTTGTACATCCTCCAATAAACAGCCATGGTCCAAATGCAAGATCCCGCCGGCGCCAGGCCTTACCCGTACGAGTCCGCCAGGTTCCCCGAAAAGAGGCGAAAAGACCTCCATAAAGTTGTCGTCGCTACGCTTTCAGCTAGTGCTGCCTTTTCGCTGCTCAATGCCCGATATTGCGTATTTATTACCATGTAGATTTGTCATGAGTAATTCTCCGGCCGCCTTGTTTTGGAAGTTGGCTAATACCGCAGATAAATAAAGCGAATCAACCCTGTGTCTTAAAACCTAGggaattcttctcttcttttctcttttcccctttctGGCGGCTTGCGTATACATGTCGAGGACCGAGCAGCGAGACCCGAGCAGCGAAATGCGTACGAGTGCAAGTGAGACACGAACAGCCATCAACCCGGGACGAGCGGCCCATGATCATTTCTTAAAAGCCTAAAAGCCGTGTTTCTCGGGCACTGCGACGCCCGGGAAAGTTCTCCGGGACCGAATAGTGAGTGCTACATATCTTATGTAGGCGGTAGTAGCAGTATCTCGATGCTTTCGCGTAGCTTTGAGATTGTCGCAAGTTCCCACCTCAAATGTCATGCTCGATGTCACCATGTCAAACAATTAGCACTACTGCCCTCTCCGAGTAAGAGACCTTGATAGCCAATAAGATGGACACTGGATGAGTTGAAAAAACGCCAGCGTTACATTtatgccgctgctgcttggaCCGGGTCAAAGTAAAACGTTGAGTTGTTGAGTAATACAGTAAGCGGGTATCAAGAAAGTAGTTTGAGACAACAAAATGAATGCGTGTATAGATTTATACGATGAAAAAAGTCTGAGGAGAAAATATGAGGTGCACTCCAAAGCGGATTTGAAGCACTGCTCTTATGCGCATATTATCTAGTTGTAGATGCCTTTATTTTTTCCTCAATATCACTCTTCTTGATATCTTTGagtaaaattaataagtaaagaaaaagagaggacaCAACTATCAAACGTCCATTGTAAGGCCCGTTTATAATCTACCTTTCAATCAGTTTGCAATTGTACTGATCCCATAACGTTCAAGTTGTGAAAAGAGCCTCCTGTATATGTaaatttcctttttttccaatatTTACTGTTGTACATAGTGTACATTCGTACactttttgtcttcttttttttctctctccgcCGCTGTCACTTCTCTCATTCAAATTgcgttaaaaaaaaatcatgaGCCTTATATCTTTCCCGTCAGCCAATCTCTCTCCTTGTTCCTACCCGCGTTTCCATAGCCCGTCACTGGCAGATcgcgcttcttcagctcctcctcaATCACCTTCCAGCGTCCCACGGAGACCTCCTTGTCAATGGCGCCAATCCTTCGGTCGTGCACGGTGACGTTGGTCAGCTCGTTGAAGGCATTgcgcttctccagcattTGGGCTAGTTTCAGTGGCTTGGGGTCCCGGGATGCGAGGGTGAGGATGTGCTTTGTGGTGCTGGCAGCGGCGAGTTTGGCGTCTGGGAGGAGGGTTCCGGTGAGCTGGTAGAGACGCTTGCGGAGCTAGACGTAAAGACATAAAGTTAGTCACGGTTCGTCAAACATTGTCATCGCCTCCGGGTGCACAGAATGCATTTCCGTAGAGTCTTCTTCCCCGTGAGAATGGACGTACCGCAAAGCGTAATGAGTTGTCCAGCGCAATATTCTTCCATGAGGGGTCCCACGACTTGATCAtttcttttgcctcttcaaCAGAGATTTTCTCTGCAGACTCAGCCTCTGACAACTCACTCGTCAA is a window encoding:
- a CDS encoding uncharacterized protein (EggNog:ENOG41), translating into MPPVDDTLFNSTANTMRSTQSAVSPPDDFDEGNDIGSFQSSLTSVTSSILHGVVGEGQRVYAAYGKEEYGLPMDDQELDRMDLCHTKYYALLKQRRFLSPIGENPQRILDLGCGTGIWCVEVADDYPGAQVVGVDIAPTQPQWVPPNCQFELDDIEQNWTWKSDSADFIFSRDLILSIRNFPRLIDQAYRHLKPGGWVEFQCYTGLLHCDDGTLSEESTFRNWANLTKTACERFGTPVDDPTRFKQWFEERGFECVTEEVYKMPCTPWAKDQRLKLIGAWEQHNLMNHLEGMTMRLFQKSLGWTEEEILVISAMLRKELRDLGVHAYWPYYVVYARKPMRPTGQ
- a CDS encoding uncharacterized protein (TransMembrane:1 (i31-54o)) — protein: MVQMQDPAGARPYPYESARFPEKRRKDLHKVVVATLSASAAFSLLNARYCVFITM